From Pedobacter indicus, a single genomic window includes:
- a CDS encoding glycogen/starch synthase translates to MAKTKILFITHEMAPFLELSKISEITRQLPQAMQEKGFEIRILMPRFGTINERRNRLHEVIRLSGMNIVVDNNDNPLIIKVASIPAARMQVYFLDNDEYFHRKQVFRDKSNKFFADNDERAIFFCKGALETVKKLGWAPDVVHCHGWMSTLIPAYLKTAYKDDPTYKESKVIYSLYNDHFPEALGEGFKKKALTSSMKEDQLAEYGNGDHTSLYQGAISYSDAVVIAEENVSEDLLKFVKKADIPLTNAEKDEDFENYCNLYEQFASEELETA, encoded by the coding sequence ATGGCAAAAACAAAGATATTGTTTATTACGCACGAGATGGCGCCTTTCCTTGAACTAAGCAAAATTTCAGAAATAACCCGACAGTTACCTCAGGCAATGCAGGAAAAAGGCTTTGAGATCCGAATCCTTATGCCTCGCTTCGGCACGATCAATGAGCGTAGAAACCGGTTACATGAAGTCATACGCTTATCAGGAATGAATATTGTCGTGGACAACAATGACAACCCTTTAATAATCAAGGTAGCGTCGATTCCAGCGGCAAGAATGCAAGTTTACTTTTTAGACAACGATGAATATTTTCATCGCAAGCAGGTGTTTAGAGACAAAAGCAATAAATTCTTTGCAGACAACGACGAGAGGGCAATATTCTTCTGTAAAGGAGCATTAGAAACGGTTAAAAAATTAGGATGGGCACCCGATGTGGTTCACTGTCACGGATGGATGAGCACATTGATTCCGGCCTATTTGAAAACAGCCTATAAAGACGATCCTACATACAAGGAATCCAAAGTAATCTACTCTTTATACAATGACCACTTCCCAGAAGCTCTCGGAGAGGGCTTTAAAAAGAAAGCACTTACCTCTTCAATGAAAGAAGATCAGTTAGCCGAGTACGGAAATGGCGATCACACCAGCCTTTATCAGGGAGCCATTTCTTATTCTGATGCGGTCGTAATAGCAGAAGAGAACGTCAGTGAGGATCTGTTAAAATTTGTTAAAAAAGCAGATATTCCTCTTACCAACGCTGAAAAAGATGAAGATTTCGAAAATTATTGCAACCTTTACGAGCAATTTGCGAGCGAAGAGCTTGAAACTGCATAA
- a CDS encoding DUF4270 family protein translates to MRYHLRDLLTLLISLFILSGCDNPSKVGLDVDPGDQINGVLIDTLEINASTVKQDSIFTKGLAQLPLGYLKDPIIGESNASIQFAVQNVSNGDSRIPLNATVDSAVLIINYGQDFFGDSLNSSTTVEVKQLSVPYEVGKNYPTNAKWEVDPSLWGSKAVNKFAYNDSIRVNSVIDGKDTVVRVGPQLRIPLDKEKVTELFDGNIDSAVFNEHDFYHNRVKGFQVSVNKETQSGVGGIIHLAISDNSQNGLIVYYKTPDTTLQKNKFYLISPSNAAASINHVYSTEVQSQLDNPGNNYETVYTQGLGGLRIKLSLPTISALQNQDMIINKAELVILADEETTGSAFNKQAPRLTLYREDIAGQRRPVPDGDTNENNRDPRSFGLAFGGKYNAEKKQYSFILTSYIQDILLGKINNAQFFIEPAANIYSNVVPYQANIYSASRAILGTFNNPNYKMKLNIYYTKTND, encoded by the coding sequence ATGAGATATCATTTACGAGACTTATTAACTTTGTTGATAAGTCTCTTTATTTTAAGCGGTTGTGATAACCCTTCAAAAGTTGGTTTAGATGTTGATCCCGGAGATCAAATTAATGGCGTCCTCATCGACACCTTAGAAATCAACGCTTCAACCGTTAAACAAGATAGTATTTTCACCAAAGGTTTAGCACAATTACCACTAGGATACCTCAAAGATCCGATAATTGGCGAAAGTAACGCATCAATTCAATTCGCGGTTCAAAACGTATCAAACGGGGATTCCCGTATACCTCTTAATGCTACTGTAGATTCCGCGGTATTGATTATCAACTATGGTCAAGACTTTTTTGGCGACTCATTGAATTCATCTACAACTGTTGAGGTGAAGCAGCTAAGTGTTCCTTATGAAGTTGGAAAAAATTATCCGACCAATGCAAAGTGGGAAGTGGATCCTTCGCTTTGGGGGAGTAAGGCCGTCAATAAATTTGCTTATAACGATAGTATTCGAGTTAATTCAGTGATTGATGGAAAAGATACCGTCGTTCGTGTAGGTCCGCAACTTCGGATTCCGCTCGACAAGGAAAAAGTAACTGAACTATTTGATGGCAATATCGACTCTGCAGTTTTTAATGAACATGATTTTTACCACAACCGGGTCAAGGGTTTCCAAGTAAGTGTTAATAAAGAGACTCAAAGTGGTGTCGGCGGCATTATTCACTTAGCGATAAGTGATAATAGCCAAAACGGTCTGATTGTCTACTACAAAACACCAGACACAACGCTTCAGAAAAATAAATTTTATTTAATATCTCCAAGCAACGCTGCAGCATCGATAAATCATGTATATTCTACTGAAGTGCAAAGCCAGCTTGATAACCCGGGAAATAATTATGAGACCGTTTATACACAAGGCTTGGGAGGTCTGCGTATTAAATTATCTCTTCCGACAATCTCTGCGCTTCAAAACCAGGATATGATCATTAACAAAGCTGAATTAGTTATCTTGGCTGATGAGGAGACTACCGGATCTGCTTTTAACAAACAAGCTCCGCGTTTAACCCTATACCGGGAAGATATCGCGGGTCAACGCAGACCTGTCCCCGATGGGGATACAAATGAGAATAACCGCGACCCACGCAGTTTCGGTCTTGCATTCGGAGGAAAGTACAACGCTGAAAAGAAACAGTATTCATTTATACTGACATCTTATATACAGGATATCCTTTTAGGGAAAATAAACAATGCTCAGTTTTTTATAGAACCAGCAGCCAACATCTACTCTAACGTGGTACCTTATCAGGCAAATATCTACTCAGCTTCACGAGCTATTTTGGGCACCTTCAATAACCCGAACTACAAGATGAAACTAAACATCTACTACACGAAGACAAACGATTGA
- the glmS gene encoding glutamine--fructose-6-phosphate transaminase (isomerizing), producing the protein MCGIVGYIGKEQAWPVIIKGLKRLEYRGYDSAGIALASSNGITAYKKAGKVSVLEEFANGEDQSGTVGIGHTRWATHGEPSDRNAHPHLSGNERLAIVHNGIIENYAIIKETLISNGHNFLSDTDTEVLVHLIEDIQQAEQCDLTEAVRLTLTQVVGAYAIVIIDKENPNQLVAARKGSPMVIGVGEDEYIIGSDASPIIEYTKNIIYLKDEEIATITPNSIEIRTIDNEIQTPFVHRLELKLEMLEKAGYDHFMLKEIYEQPRSIRDCLRGRISPDEGTVQLGGLKDYDDKLKQANRIIIIACGTSWHAGLVGEYLIENYARIPVEVEYASEFRYRNPVVSENDIVIAISQSGETADTMAALELAKSKGALILGICNVVGSSITRLTDGGAYTHAGPEIGVASTKAFTAQVTVISLMAFYMAQLRETTDRSSLKKLLKELDTMPSLVEKCLATEEATKYIAEEIKDAVSCLFLGRGTGFPVALEGALKLKEISYIHAEGYPAAEMKHGPIALIDNELPVVVVATKNSSYEKVLSNIQEVKARKGKVIAVITEGDEKIKEVADFVLEIPDAHESFLPLLATVPLQLLSYHVALLRGCNVDQPRNLAKSVTVE; encoded by the coding sequence ATGTGTGGAATTGTTGGATATATTGGGAAAGAACAGGCGTGGCCAGTTATAATAAAAGGTTTAAAACGTCTGGAATATAGAGGCTACGATAGTGCCGGAATTGCTTTAGCGTCCTCCAACGGGATCACAGCTTACAAGAAAGCAGGTAAAGTTTCGGTTTTAGAAGAATTCGCTAACGGTGAAGATCAAAGTGGAACTGTCGGAATCGGACATACGCGCTGGGCTACACATGGAGAGCCGTCGGACCGAAATGCTCACCCCCATCTTTCCGGGAATGAGCGCTTGGCGATCGTCCATAATGGAATAATTGAGAACTACGCAATTATCAAAGAAACATTGATCAGCAACGGTCATAATTTCTTAAGTGACACAGACACCGAAGTCCTTGTTCACCTCATCGAAGATATCCAACAGGCGGAACAGTGTGACTTAACCGAGGCGGTTCGCCTGACGTTGACACAGGTTGTCGGTGCATACGCAATCGTCATAATAGACAAAGAAAACCCTAACCAGCTCGTTGCTGCACGGAAAGGCAGTCCAATGGTCATAGGTGTCGGTGAAGATGAGTACATTATAGGATCAGATGCTTCTCCTATTATAGAATACACAAAAAACATTATCTACCTCAAAGATGAAGAGATAGCCACCATTACGCCCAACAGCATTGAGATTAGAACGATAGACAATGAAATACAAACGCCCTTTGTACACCGTTTAGAGTTAAAGCTTGAAATGCTCGAAAAAGCTGGTTACGACCACTTTATGCTGAAGGAAATCTACGAGCAGCCGCGGTCTATACGCGATTGCCTGCGTGGGAGAATCAGTCCCGACGAAGGCACCGTCCAGCTAGGAGGTTTAAAAGACTATGATGACAAATTAAAGCAGGCAAACCGCATTATCATTATTGCTTGTGGAACCTCATGGCATGCGGGATTAGTGGGTGAGTACTTAATTGAAAATTACGCACGGATTCCGGTTGAGGTTGAATACGCCTCCGAATTCCGCTACCGCAATCCGGTTGTTTCCGAAAATGATATTGTAATTGCTATTTCCCAATCAGGCGAGACCGCCGATACCATGGCAGCACTCGAGCTTGCAAAATCAAAAGGCGCATTAATCTTAGGGATTTGCAATGTTGTCGGCTCTTCAATAACCCGCTTAACTGATGGTGGCGCATATACACATGCCGGACCAGAAATTGGGGTGGCGTCTACCAAAGCATTTACAGCACAGGTGACCGTTATCAGCTTGATGGCCTTCTATATGGCACAATTGCGGGAAACTACAGATCGGTCAAGTCTTAAAAAACTCTTAAAAGAATTGGACACCATGCCATCTTTGGTTGAAAAATGCCTGGCAACTGAAGAAGCAACGAAGTACATTGCAGAGGAAATTAAAGATGCGGTCAGCTGCCTATTTCTCGGTCGCGGTACCGGTTTCCCGGTAGCATTAGAAGGGGCACTCAAACTGAAGGAAATTTCCTATATCCACGCAGAAGGCTACCCGGCCGCTGAAATGAAACACGGACCCATCGCTTTAATCGACAACGAGCTTCCTGTAGTAGTAGTGGCTACCAAGAATTCGTCCTACGAAAAAGTGCTTAGCAACATCCAAGAAGTAAAAGCGCGGAAGGGCAAGGTCATCGCAGTCATAACCGAGGGCGACGAGAAGATCAAGGAAGTAGCAGATTTCGTTCTTGAAATACCGGATGCACATGAAAGTTTCCTTCCCTTGTTAGCCACTGTGCCGCTGCAACTCTTATCATACCATGTCGCCTTACTCCGTGGATGCAATGTTGATCAGCCCCGGAATCTGGCCAAATCGGTTACTGTTGAATAA
- the ispF gene encoding 2-C-methyl-D-erythritol 2,4-cyclodiphosphate synthase, which translates to MKIKVGFGFDVHQLKEGHPFVLGGVLLDHHAGAFGHSDADVLAHAICDSILGAANLEDIGYHFPNTDPKWKGVNSLSLLEKCIVMLEEKGWKLGNIDAMLCIEAPKIKPYIPEMKKNIANAAKISIDDISIKATTNETMGFIGREEGVVAYSVCLISR; encoded by the coding sequence ATGAAGATTAAAGTAGGATTTGGTTTTGACGTACACCAACTAAAAGAAGGGCACCCTTTCGTATTGGGGGGTGTTCTCCTTGACCACCATGCTGGAGCCTTTGGCCACTCGGATGCCGACGTACTAGCACATGCTATCTGTGATTCCATTCTTGGAGCCGCAAACCTGGAGGACATCGGCTATCATTTCCCAAACACAGACCCCAAGTGGAAAGGCGTTAATAGCCTTAGCCTGTTGGAAAAATGCATTGTTATGCTTGAAGAAAAAGGATGGAAACTGGGAAATATCGATGCCATGCTATGCATTGAAGCTCCGAAAATAAAACCATATATTCCTGAAATGAAGAAGAACATTGCTAATGCAGCGAAAATAAGCATTGATGATATATCCATTAAAGCCACCACCAATGAAACGATGGGCTTTATCGGCCGCGAAGAAGGGGTAGTCGCTTATTCGGTTTGTCTAATCTCTAGATGA
- a CDS encoding FeoB-associated Cys-rich membrane protein: MDIQLILVIAIFAGALFYLARMIYFSIKPGKKKGACKSCCGCDTLSNLEKPASSRD; this comes from the coding sequence ATGGATATTCAGTTAATCCTCGTTATAGCTATTTTTGCGGGAGCACTTTTCTACCTAGCCAGGATGATCTACTTTAGCATTAAGCCTGGCAAGAAAAAAGGAGCATGTAAATCATGCTGTGGCTGTGATACGCTTAGCAATTTGGAGAAGCCTGCATCATCTAGAGATTAG
- the typA gene encoding translational GTPase TypA — protein sequence MQKIRNIAIIAHVDHGKTTLVDKLLHSSNLFREGEESGELILDNNDLERERGITIVSKNVSIQYKDVKINVIDTPGHADFGGEVERVLKMADGVILLVDAFEGPMPQTRFVTQKALGLGLKPIVVVNKVDKENCRPDEVYESVWELFFNLDANDEQLDFPVLYGSSKQGWMSTDWKKPSESFEPLLDAILEHIPPAPTNEGTLQMQITSLDYSSFVGRIAIGRVARGVIKENQPISLVKRDGKIVKSRVKELHTFVGLGKMKVSEVKAGDICAVVGIDGFDIGDTLADFENPEQLEVIHIDEPTMNMLFTINNSPFFGKEGKFVTSRHLHERLYKEMEKNLALKVVPTDSADAFLVYGRGILHLSVLIETMRREGYELQVGQPQVILKEIDGQKCEPVEILIVDVPAEVSGKVIELVTQRKGELLIMETKGTLQHLEFEIPSRGIIGLRNNVLTATAGEAVMAHRFKSYEPWKGTIPGRLNGVLVSMEKGQTTAYSIDKLQDRGRFFVDPGVDVYEGQIVGEHIRENDLVVNIVKGKQLTNMRASGSDDNTRIAPAIKFSLEESMEYIQGDEYIEVTPKNIRLRKIYLKEADRKVNAKKFQ from the coding sequence ATGCAGAAAATCAGAAATATAGCAATTATTGCTCACGTTGACCACGGTAAAACCACCCTTGTTGACAAACTACTACACTCAAGTAACCTCTTTCGTGAAGGGGAAGAGTCCGGAGAACTTATTCTTGATAACAATGATCTTGAGAGGGAACGCGGTATCACCATTGTTTCAAAAAACGTGTCGATTCAATATAAAGATGTTAAGATCAACGTTATTGACACACCCGGTCACGCCGATTTCGGAGGCGAGGTTGAGCGGGTGCTCAAAATGGCTGATGGCGTAATCCTATTGGTAGATGCCTTTGAGGGCCCTATGCCGCAGACACGTTTTGTAACACAAAAAGCACTCGGTTTGGGTCTTAAGCCAATTGTTGTTGTTAACAAAGTAGATAAAGAGAATTGCCGCCCAGACGAAGTTTACGAATCTGTATGGGAATTATTCTTTAACCTAGATGCCAATGACGAGCAATTAGACTTCCCGGTGTTATATGGTTCCTCTAAACAAGGATGGATGTCGACTGATTGGAAGAAACCAAGCGAAAGCTTCGAACCTCTATTAGACGCTATCTTGGAACACATCCCACCGGCACCTACGAATGAAGGTACACTTCAAATGCAAATTACATCGCTGGATTACTCTTCTTTCGTAGGTCGGATCGCGATTGGCCGTGTTGCACGCGGAGTTATCAAAGAAAACCAGCCGATTTCCCTTGTAAAGAGAGACGGTAAAATCGTGAAGTCCCGTGTTAAGGAATTACATACCTTCGTGGGCTTAGGGAAAATGAAAGTTTCTGAAGTTAAGGCCGGCGATATCTGTGCTGTTGTTGGAATCGACGGATTTGATATTGGCGATACACTCGCTGATTTTGAAAACCCCGAACAACTAGAAGTAATCCATATCGATGAACCGACCATGAATATGTTGTTCACGATAAACAATTCACCATTCTTTGGTAAAGAGGGTAAATTTGTAACCTCTCGTCACCTTCATGAGCGCTTATACAAAGAGATGGAGAAAAACCTTGCCCTTAAAGTAGTGCCTACTGATTCGGCTGACGCGTTCTTGGTATACGGCCGAGGAATCCTCCATCTTTCCGTATTAATTGAAACCATGCGCCGCGAGGGTTATGAGCTTCAGGTTGGTCAACCTCAGGTGATACTTAAGGAAATTGACGGACAGAAATGTGAGCCAGTTGAGATACTCATCGTTGATGTCCCTGCTGAGGTATCAGGTAAAGTTATCGAGCTCGTTACTCAGCGTAAAGGCGAGCTCCTGATCATGGAGACCAAAGGAACTCTTCAGCATTTAGAATTTGAGATTCCTTCGCGGGGCATTATCGGACTCCGAAATAATGTGTTAACGGCCACCGCCGGGGAAGCTGTTATGGCTCACCGATTTAAGAGCTACGAACCATGGAAGGGCACGATACCTGGTCGCCTAAACGGTGTTTTGGTATCCATGGAAAAAGGTCAGACCACCGCTTACTCAATCGATAAACTTCAAGATCGCGGTCGCTTTTTTGTCGATCCAGGTGTAGATGTCTATGAAGGACAGATCGTTGGAGAGCATATTCGCGAGAATGACTTGGTTGTCAATATTGTAAAAGGGAAACAACTTACGAATATGCGTGCCTCTGGTAGTGATGACAATACTCGTATTGCACCAGCGATTAAATTTTCACTTGAAGAATCTATGGAATACATCCAAGGCGATGAGTATATTGAGGTAACACCTAAAAACATTCGCCTGCGTAAGATTTACCTGAAAGAAGCCGACCGTAAAGTAAACGCAAAGAAGTTTCAGTAA
- a CDS encoding SusD/RagB family nutrient-binding outer membrane lipoprotein, translating to MKKFLIYIIPLFLLLPTGCKKYLDVNTNIDAPAEVEGYLYLANNIQQLQGVYWDIRAIGPMTQMMGTTSYTTFATHYYSIGSDAGGEIWRVVYWLQGMNLENMINQSVEAEEWTLAGIGLALKAFGWDMLTKVHGEVPMTDAFVPGLLSHDYDYQQDIYPQVRAWAYEAIEMLEREDNTIYGSKLTDNDFIYGGNKDQWIRFAYAVIVRNLASLSNKSDFNSAYAQELISAAEKSFQSPGDDATIRITGGSQGAPYSGYNNFWGTARNNLNILYFQHDYAVQVFTGTVPEYDQVTGDKIRTEDNETYPFKPAGKQITANILNDAPGNYDPRVAVKLATTSNPNYEDIDDPDNVKSYEYYGGSFTSRTGPIGTAPSYYGREVAPTWTGDIHDGMGRWLYRDDAPYILTTYAEIQFCLAEAYWKLDQRGQAFTAFQNGVRADMEFTSRYISPGKEGSPTGGDKITKSVFDALATEYLNGPYVANVTDFSLSHIMMQKWIALYPWGAPEAWVDMRKYHYDIEYTGDYPSNGNGWIQAEIRQKWDTDPTKVYKGLYLGPAQVEGRKSAYNVLNEGSPSYRIRPRYNSEYMWNEGSLEGLKPISGTAPNYQTSIPWFAYPGEMPN from the coding sequence ATGAAAAAGTTTTTAATATATATAATCCCTTTATTTCTTCTACTTCCAACCGGATGTAAGAAATATTTGGATGTAAATACAAATATAGATGCGCCAGCTGAGGTCGAAGGCTATTTGTACTTAGCGAATAACATTCAGCAATTGCAGGGTGTTTACTGGGACATTCGCGCTATCGGACCGATGACACAGATGATGGGCACAACGAGTTACACGACTTTTGCTACGCATTATTATTCCATAGGCAGCGACGCAGGCGGCGAGATATGGAGAGTTGTGTATTGGCTGCAAGGAATGAATTTAGAGAATATGATTAATCAATCGGTTGAAGCTGAAGAATGGACCTTGGCCGGAATCGGTTTAGCATTGAAGGCTTTTGGTTGGGATATGTTGACGAAGGTGCACGGGGAAGTACCAATGACCGATGCGTTTGTGCCCGGCTTGCTCTCTCATGATTATGACTACCAACAGGATATTTATCCGCAAGTACGTGCCTGGGCATACGAGGCCATCGAAATGTTGGAAAGAGAGGATAATACAATTTATGGTAGCAAGCTTACGGATAATGATTTTATTTATGGAGGAAATAAAGATCAATGGATCAGGTTTGCTTATGCAGTAATTGTACGGAATCTTGCGTCGTTGAGCAATAAATCAGATTTTAATTCAGCTTACGCTCAAGAGTTGATTAGTGCAGCAGAGAAATCTTTCCAGTCCCCGGGGGACGATGCGACAATCCGTATTACTGGTGGGTCACAGGGTGCCCCTTACAGTGGTTATAATAACTTTTGGGGTACTGCTCGAAACAACCTAAATATTCTTTATTTTCAGCACGATTATGCTGTGCAGGTTTTTACAGGAACTGTTCCCGAGTACGATCAAGTTACCGGCGACAAGATCCGTACGGAGGATAATGAAACTTATCCATTTAAACCTGCTGGAAAACAGATTACTGCGAACATCTTGAATGATGCACCAGGGAATTATGATCCACGAGTAGCGGTTAAATTAGCAACAACTAGTAATCCGAATTATGAAGACATCGATGATCCTGATAATGTGAAAAGCTATGAATATTATGGAGGTTCGTTTACCAGTCGTACTGGGCCAATCGGTACAGCTCCTTCTTATTATGGGAGAGAGGTGGCGCCTACCTGGACTGGTGACATTCATGATGGTATGGGACGATGGCTCTATCGGGATGACGCTCCTTATATTCTAACCACCTATGCTGAAATTCAATTCTGCTTAGCAGAGGCTTATTGGAAATTGGATCAACGAGGACAGGCATTTACTGCTTTTCAAAACGGTGTTCGTGCAGATATGGAATTTACTTCGCGGTATATTTCTCCAGGAAAGGAAGGCAGTCCGACTGGTGGTGATAAAATTACCAAATCAGTATTTGATGCATTAGCGACCGAATATCTGAATGGACCGTATGTCGCGAATGTGACTGATTTTTCTCTATCTCATATTATGATGCAAAAGTGGATAGCATTGTATCCATGGGGTGCTCCTGAGGCGTGGGTGGACATGCGTAAATACCACTATGATATCGAATATACTGGCGACTATCCAAGTAATGGAAATGGATGGATTCAAGCGGAAATCAGACAAAAGTGGGATACAGATCCTACCAAGGTATACAAGGGTTTGTATCTTGGCCCAGCTCAAGTGGAAGGGAGAAAATCAGCTTATAATGTTCTGAATGAGGGTTCTCCAAGTTATAGGATAAGACCTCGGTATAATTCTGAGTATATGTGGAACGAGGGGTCTCTTGAAGGCTTGAAACCAATCTCAGGAACGGCTCCGAATTATCAGACATCCATTCCTTGGTTTGCTTATCCTGGAGAAATGCCTAATTAA